The DNA segment TTCTAGAGAATTTCCGGACGATTACTGGACGAGATTTTGGAGTATTTCCAGACGAGATTCCAGAATCTCGTCTGGAGGTTCTCCAGAGTCCTGTCAGGAGATTCTCCACAATCTTGTCCGGAGGTTCTTCGAAGTCTCTTCCTAAAATTCTGTAGAATCttgtccagagattcttcagaatctcatccgaagattcttcagattctcgTCCAAAGATTCAACAAATTCTCATCTGAAGTTTCCTCAGAATCTCGCCCGTGAATTCTTCAGAATATCGTCCGGAGGCTCTCCAAATTCTGGAGAGTTCatggacgagattctgaagaatctttaGGTGAGATTCTGGAGAACCTCCGGAAgatattctgaagaatctctggacgacATTCTGGAAAATCTTAAGTCAAGATTCTGGAGAATTGCGGAACAGCATCGCGAGTCTCtggagaatctctagacgagattccgcaGAATGTGTGACTCAGATTCTAGAGATCTTGACAGAATTCCGTCCCGAGATTTTATTTCTGAGGTTCTCCAGAAACTCGTTCAGAGATCTCTAGAATCTCAGTCACGCATTCTACGGAATCTCGTCTGGAGACTCTCCAGAGACTCGTTCTGCAAATCTCCAGAATCTTGTGCGGAGCTTCTCTTGAATCTTGACTGAAGATTTTCCAGAatgtcttccagagattcttcagaatatcGTCCGGAGCTTCTCCAGATTAACAGTGAAGATTTTTCAGAATCTCGTCCGTATACTCTCCAGAATCTGGAGAATTTTGGGGATGAGAATTTGGTGAATTTTGGTTGGTGAATCTCCAGACGAGATTAAGCAGAAACCTCAGATGAGATTCTGAAGAATTcacggacgagattctggagaatcttcgGTTGAGAATGTGAAAAATCTTCGGATCAGATTCTGGAGAATCACTGGACAAGGTACTACTGAATTTTCGGATAAGACTCTGGAGAATCTCAACCGAAGATTCTTCAGTATTTCGTCGAAGTTTCTACTAAATCTCATCCGGAAGTTTTCCAGAATACCATCCGGAGATTCAGCAGAATCTCGTCAAGAGATTCTCCAGAGTCTCTAGTTCTCGTCCGCAGATTTTCCAGAACCATGTCCGGAGATTCTCGAATCGTGTCTGAATATTtgccagaatctcgtccggagattctctagaaattcgtccagagattcttcagaatctcgtccgaAGATTCTCCAAAATCTCGCCCAGAGATTTTCCAGAATGTCTTCCGGAAATATTCTACAATCTCGTCTGAAGATTCtctagaatctcgtccagagatgcTCTAAAATTCGACCGAAGATTCTCTacaatctcgtctagagattgtAGAGTATCTCCGGACGACATTCTGGAAAGTTTCCGGACAAGAATCTGGAGAATTTTCAGActagattctgaagaatctccgaACGAGATTCTTGAGAACCTCCGGACGAGATTCTAAGGAATCTTCGGACGAGATTTTAATGAATCACCACACGAGTTTCGGGAGAATCTTCGGACATGATTttggagaatctctggacgagattctggtaAATCTTTGGACAAGATTCTGAAAAATCTGCGGAGGAGATTCTGGAGTATATTCAGACAAGATTCTGGAATTTCCGTACGAGACTCTGGAGAATCTCGTCTCTGGACgagagaaaaatctctggaaaaaaaaatctgttctaTCTTCGGAAAAcattctgaagaatgtccagacGAGATCctagagaatctctggaagagatttcaGAGAATTTCCGGACGAGATCCTAGACAATCTCTGGACTACATTCTGTTCCCCGGAATATATTCTGGAGCATGGCGAATCTCTAGATGAGATTTAAGGGAATCGCTGGGCGAAATTCCAGGGAATCTCCGGACAATATTCTTGAGAATCTTGAGACGAGATGCTAGAGAATCTCCGGGCgagattttggagaatttctagacgagattctgcagAATCTTCGGACGAGATTCTTATAAATCTCCTGCcgagattccggagaatttccagacgaaattctgtagaatttccaGACAGAATCTTAAGAATCTTCGgacgagattcttgagaatctccagacgagattctggagaacctcctgatgaaattcttgagaaCCTCCGGCCGAAATTCATTAGAGGGTCGGGTGGAGATTATAGAGAAAGTCTGGAGACATTCTGGAGGATCTCTGGTCAAGGTCCATCCGAATTTTCGGATGAAAATGTGCAGAGTTTCCAGAcgggattctgaagaatctcttgacAACATTCCGGACGAGATTGTGGAGAATCTCCAGACGAGTTTTTGGGACGTTTCCAGccgaagttcaggagaaattctggacCAGTTTCTAGCAAATCTCTGAACAGTGTCGTTTTTGTGTAGATTACTTTGGGCATCCTGGGAAGACCAGTTCAGGCTTCCTCGGAGACCCaaacactaaaacctccatttcgGTAGAATCCATTTAGCTAAAATCTATTCAGGTCCCTCCATttgggtaacgttacctaaatgaaatCTGAATGGGTTCAGAACAGTtagagtgttttagattagggataaggttggtttacgggaaataaGTAGCGAATACATGCATAACTTGCGTGCTTGATTGATTGAATGTAACTGTGTGCTGACAAGCGGAAACTTTATGAAACGCCCTAGAAATcccatcggaccccatgtaacgagcctgagaccctccgaaaccccccaaaacgcctgtgtaacgcctgcgtaacgcctctgaaactcgccaaaaaaactctgaaactttctgaaatgcctccgaaatcccatgTAACACATCTGACACCCTCAGAAACCTACGAAAACGCCTACGTCACGTCCAAAATCGTccgagtaacgcctctgaaactccccagaaatcttctgaagctttctgaaatactCACGACCCCTAAATCCAGGTCATTTGCCCCGTCTCTTCTACGGAGGTCATGGAAGTGGGAAAAAATTCTGAGGTTTATTTACCTTGAATAGcactcaaaagaattcctgacgtTGTCATCAGAAGTATTCCTAaaaaaagttttagataaaatttTGGTAAAATGTCCATACTCTTGGATAAATACCCGTAGAATGACCCAGAGACACCCTCTAagtaatttcaggtggaattcctgatggaatcgtcAATGCTATTCATATAAACGAATCCTTTAACAGATTTCTAGAAAAACATCTAAACTCACCCAGAAAAGTTTTCTTAAGTGGGTTCATGGAGAAACTTTAATATCGATTCCACACGAAGAAATATAATTTGGAGTTCCTGCTACAATTTATCAATGAAATTACTAGACGAATTTGTGGAAAATAAATATCTCAGTGCGATCCCTGAAAGCATTTGTTTGGGGGGACACCttcagtgaaattcttggaatactgcttgaagaaattcttagaggaatattaaaaggaatttctggaggcatttgagcagaaaatcctgaaaaacatACTTTTGGAGTAGATCCTAGAGATTTTgctgcaggaatccatgaaggaattctccggaataattttgaagaaaaaaaaacatcgaaatcAAATTTGGAGGTACCTTCGAATTAATatttcattggaggaatttttagaacaattcttgaatgaattcctgaagatttttctggataaactcctagaggaactctcagAGGCATTCTTGGAGCTTTTGTcaatgaaattccagaagaataccTAAAATAATTTGTAGAAATCCTCgcaaaatagaatagaatacaaaaaatttgaaagaatcaTACCTGGCTAGATTTCTGTGGGAAGCTTCTGAGAAATAACTGgcaaaattctcagaaaaaaaaccgaATACTTGgacgattcctggagaaattatcagTGCACTGCACAAAAATATGTATTATTAATCAAATTTTAAGTAACCTCTGACAGAATCCTGTAAACATTGTTAGAAAAGCTCCCATAGAAATGCTCGGAataaatcctgatgaaattctatAAGAAGTTTATGAaggttttctccaaaaaatatctTGCAGTAACTCTTGAAGAAAGACGTATCCTGATTTTTGGCGAAATGTTTGAAAGgatatttggagaaattatttGGGGAAATCACCTAGATGAATTTCCGTAGCATATCTTTTGAATTTTTAGTGATTTTTAGGATAGCAATTCTCTTGTAAAGAAAGGAATCATAAAGCGATTCTCggaaaaatacttggaaaaattgatggattgtagttacattactgataagtgacaacatcctacaggtccttagagcatagttctgtagatacgtagttttcaaagatattctaggacctccaagaacttccgtaagtacaggcctgaaaatctacgagcgtaatcaatcaaATGTTGCTAtgttactgatgcggtgtaacatcctacagatccacggagcatggttctgtaaaaAACTAGGCGCACGGTTCTGTAagcgtgttctaggtcatccaagatctTCCGCAAGTATAGGCATGAAAAtctactagcgtattcaatcaattgttgttacattactgatacggtgtaaaatCATACAGATTTATGAAACGGtatggtgtaacatcctacaggtccatggagcataattCTGCAGAGAAGTTATCATCAAAGATGACCtagtgcatccaagaacttccgcgtgtTCAGCCTCAAGAGCTATAGGCAAAATCAATGGGTAACTATTGCATTACTGATGCCCTGTAACATGCTATaggtccatggaagacagttctgtagagtaTTAATATCcaaggatgttctaggtgttccaggcCTTTACAAACAATTATCGACGGTAACATCATGCTTTTGATGTATGTAATAAACGTTACTTTCCAATCATGCATTATCACAGCACGACTTTGGGATTGAATCTTCAAACATTTGCTTAATGGTAAACAATTGGACCGTAATTCCAGATGTAGTATTGCAACAATGCATTTGGAGAGTTCTTATGCGAGAAACGTTATTATTTGGGCGAAATAAATTCGAGCGTTTGTCATTCAGGTGTTTGGAATTCGGACGAATGACATTCGAGTTTTGTTTCCAAAGCATCTCACTTTTTAAGTTTAATGAGGTACTTATTGAGCATGTATAATCGGTAAAACTGGGgccgggtcacaacgtccgaggccatacagtcccggacattaagtcgcgtttttttgcgaaatagcgtccaaaagtttggatgcgtcataatatcctatgtgccttctttccttggacttcgtggcgtatctgcaagttcggacgttatgccccggaaaaatgcgccataaagtcctgggactttatggcctcggacgttatgatactgcgccggtaAAACTAACTTATAGGTCAACAACATTTATTTTTCGCAACGACCAATCCCAAACAGAAATTACCCAATCATCTCTCTGTTGGATTCTTTACCAATGCGAGAACTCAATAGTGAGTCCGAAGTTGGCCAAAGTTCATAGCTATCTCAGTCGCAGTTGAAAACCGGAAAACCGGAAGGATGTTGCACCGTTTCAGAAAcgaaacaacaattcattgattacgcttgtagatcctaAGGGCTGTATTCACGGAAGTTCTTGAgaaacctagaacatctttgaaaataagtTCATTACACAACAATTATCCACGGGCCTGTAGGATATTGCACAGCATCAGTAATGTAATGAAAATCCATAGATtgcccttgtagatcttaaggcctttattcgcggaagttcttggaggatttaGAATACTTATCTTTGGAGATTTGTTCTCTTAAGTTCAATGTCCCATGGTCCTGTATGATCTTGCACCGTATAAGGAATGTAAGAACAATCCATTGATCgcccttgtagatcttaaggcttttactcatgcaagttcttggaggacctagaagatCTTGGGCAATTATTTCCCAAAAGAACTACGCTCCCTGAGCCTgaaggacgctacactgtatcagtaatgtggcaacaaaccatcgataacgcttgtagatcttcaggtctttattcgtggaagttcttggatgacctaaaacatctttggaaattagttccttacattAAAATGGTTCATggtcctgtaggatgttacaacgtatcagtaatgtaacaacaaaccATCGATTAAACTTGTAGATTTTAAGGCTTCTACTcgtgggagttcttggaggatctagatcatctttggaaagtagttctctacagaaccatgatCCATAGATCTGTAGCATGTTACATCGTATCAGTCATGTAAGAACAATCCATTGAGTACACTTGTAGATCGGagggccttaactcgcggaagttcatatGGAAGACTTAGCATATCTACGGAAATAAATCATCTTcagtaacaacaatccattgattacacttgtagatcttaagatctTTCTTGGAGTTCTTgtaggtcctagatcatcttttgaaattatttctctacagaactatgctccctggacctgtagggcgctacactgtatcagtaatgtgtcaTCAAACCatagataacgcttgtagattttCAGGTTTTtattcgtggaagttcttggagcacctagaacatctttggaaattagttccttacagaaaaatggttcatggtcCTTACATGGTTacaacgtatcagtaatgtaacaacactctatcgattacacttgtagatcttaaggccttaactcgcggaagttcatggaagacttAGCATATCTACGGAAATAaatcatcttcagtgcaatacTCAATGAAATTGGTAAAAGGTCGCTGATGTAATATAAGGTTTAGATCAACAATAAACCTAATGCACAAGAAGGGTTTACGGAAGAAGTGAATTTCGGGGTCTTCTGTAAGATTCACGAGACTTCCGCTAAGGTGCGATTATCAAAAGAAACATGTCCCACTCAACGCACGAATCGCATCTTCACTGCAAACCACGCGCAAATGTTCAGTCAAcagaagagagaaaaaaaaagatgcagAAATACCTACatagcacattggtcgggctccatacaaaggggcggccaaaactctcaaaaaacgaaattgatatttttaaactttatttcaccttatagcaaagataatgtattgtagttttatgattcttaattgaaagtataccagcttttgtatttcaatgacattttcactgccaaagtggcctaagtcataaaattgaaaaatgattttttcgaaaaaagtgaaataataatattatgagaatggaatatatgtttaatgctatccagcatatgaaagcttgttactggactgtttgaatgcacgtatggtataaaattaatatgtcacaaaacttttcaaattttcatatattgtactttaggaattttggtaatttttaagttaaaaaacggttcgtgtcgtcacgtgtcgccgcaatttcgaatagtacatcttaaacatcatgcttagggctgcataaaaacgtttaaatattttgcagaaatttgcagtttttcaaattggagctatttaaaaaagtcatgttttttcatatattttacattatttttccatttttgactaaaataaaatttatcttcccaattttttcacacgttttgaacaaacttgattggatttgatcgaaagataatcatttaattaaattcaaattgattttctaacaaaaaacgcaaaaaatgtgaggtttactgatttttaccgtttttgaaattattgaagttacgtaatttttaaatacccctttttaaacattaaaaatactatataacatatctaggcaacctataacttctaTTAaatacataaaaagagttttgtccgaactttatctttttccgaccattgtgcatagGAAGTTTTCGAAGCGAATAAAAAACACAATTTTTATAAAGGTAACAATCAactaattttaaatgtttttgaAACTCGTTTCCAAAAGTCCTTCACGGTCTGTGTAGCTCTTCTCGCCGCACTGCTTAATCGACCCTCAGCCGGCGGAGGTGGCGGGTGATCGCTCACCAGGAGCACCTTCCTGCACTTTTTTCTGCTGTTTGGTTCACAGTCCACTTCTATCATGGGAAGATGGTACACCTCCACGAGTTTACCCTCTTCCCCTACTCCACCTTTTTGGGTGGTTGTTGTTGTACGACTTGTGGTTGTGGTAGTtgtagtggtggtggtggtagtgCTGTTCGTAGTACTATTGGTACTGTTAGCGATGAGGGATCCTATCAATCCGGCAGCTCCGGAGATCAGACTGGCCGCCGACAGAAGAGAGGACAGCATCAGAGGGACATAGAAGGGCAGTAAGCTGGCCACTTGCTGTAGCTTCTGGGCCTTGTTTTGCTTTTTTAGCACATACTTCGTTCCCAGTACGCCCAGGGTGAAGGCATTTGTGCTGGCGATCGTCTTCAGGCCCATTATCATCTTCGCCAGGAGCAGCGCGTAGATTCCGATGACGGCTGGCAGTCCTAGAGCGAACATCGTCACTAGCACGGCTTTCGTCAAGAACATCAGCATAAGGGCCTTTTCCTTGCTGATGTGTTTCTTTTTGTAGGGCGCTGGTGGATGGTATGGCTTCAAGATTACTGGGTGTTTGGGAAGTTTCTCGTAACTGTTGGGAAGAAGTATTAATAGTCATTATCTGTCATTGTTAGATTTGTTTAAGCGAAAGTTACACTTAGACAAAGTAATTGTAAAGCAATAAAACATAAAACAAAGCATTTGtaacaatttatttaaaaaacacCTTAAACTGCACATTGTGAGATACACACAAGCTCTTCAAAGGTATGGAAATAACTATGATCCCATCTGAGTTATGTTacaaatttcttctagaagtccTGTGAAAATTCAGgatttttgttaggtattccaacTGCATTATTTCAAGAAACTGTTCTTGGTATGTTTTTTAGCTTCTTtgacagtttctccagaaattcttcaaaaaaaatatatgtctACTGGATATTTATCTAGAAATTACTCTTGCAATTTTTCAAGGGTCCCTTCTTAAGAATATTTTCCACAGTTTATTCGAAAAGTTCTCTggcaatttttcaagaaatgccTCGGAAATATTATCGGTCAAttaatttaggatttttttttggcataTTCAATACAAATATCTCAGTGAATCTTTTAGTAATTCCTTCGAGTATCAACTTATGGATTCCTCCGACAATTTTTTCGGAAAAATCTTATGCATTCTTCCAGCAAAGTTTAAGGGATTATTCCGTCAaaactacaaggatttttttggtGATTGTTTTAAGAATTCGTCATAAAACATTGATTAATTATCAATGTTGCGGCCGAGTGGAATTTTTATTTAACTCCAAAaactagactttacaaatactggcgtgagtaagAAATTGACAAATTggagagaaatttgtgaaaaagttACTTGTCCTCTCGGTGAGGCTCGAACtcagtaggagtcgtgagttggaGTCTCATCGAGAAGACGAgattttgtttcaaaaatttcactcgtacctatttgtccatttctcactcacgccagtatttgtaaagtctagctttgggaatttctaaaggttttGTCTGAAATGTTCCTGGAGGTTTTTTAATCTTTAATAACGAGACTTTTTTACGTAAGACTAGCTCATTTTGGAACCCACGCCTTTACttcccttcccaagtaacacacatggcacagacagcgcaggtttttagtTGAACacaagtcattttcaagttattctgcctttggaTTAGACTCGTATCCAAGCAAAAATCTGCGCTGTCGACATTCTTTTATGACATCTGTGCTGCTTGGATTCCAAAGAACGAACCCACATTTTTTGaatttgtcgagagtgggattcgtcGTGATAGTGTCATGTGCTCTAACCATACCACTAGACCCGCTCCACAATTTCTGAGGGGACTTCCCAAGATAATTTTCTAAAGCGTTCGCTTAATTTATTGCCATAGGAATTTTCAAATCAATTGCCGGatgtattcctaaagaaattttcgttagaattcttgaagaaactacctaaaaaaaatgctgacacaaaaaaatgtttgttgCACTTTTTATcgaatttctccggcaatttgctgaagaattcctccgaaattacctttaaaaatccatgaagcaatccgtttaaaaatttctccggaaatacatGTAGTATTGCATAAAGATATTATTCAAAAACACCAGCGGCTTTTTTGTGAGAACCTTcggtaattcctacagcaatttctgaagaaatacttcccCTGATAATTTCTTCTAGAGCTTCtctagaaatttgttcaggattttctCGGAAATCGATTAGACTTCTTTACCAAGTCTTCCGTCAATTTTGTTTAGGAATCCGTTGaatcttttaggatttttctggcaatgttttaagaaattcatacgacaatttcttcgaaaataattgtgTGGGTTAATTTTCTGAATTGTTCTCATGATTTTTGAGGCAATTTCGTTggtaattcctgtagaagtccttaagaatttccttcaacagtttttttcctgttttaggaaaattttcggcaagttttctttgagaatttttctggCAATAACTTTACTTTTCAAAGTCTcgggcaacatttttttttcctactgaaatttcttcagaaattcttccatcaatttcGCGAAGAATTCCCCTGGTAATATCTTCAAGAGTATCCCTAGCAATTCATGctcaattctctcagaatttcttccggaatttctctaacTAGTCAGGGACATTTTGGTAAAAATTAGCAACTCGACcatttctaaggtttttttttctggcaattCTTCGGTGGTTTCTTAAATAATTGTTCCGTAAATACGTCAAAGATATTAtcaaggaattctcaaggatGTCTAGGAAATTTGCATAGGTACTGGTTgcaacattgtcattattgttgcgcgatgattgAAATTTGTTTCAGTGCTacaaattttatcagaaataatcAGATTAAAATCTGAAAACATGATAGTttcttcgtgtttttttttttttagatattccaactggaatttcttgaggagaacCTCTGGTATGTTTTTAAATCTTTCTTTAGCAATCTTGTTCTGGCATTATCCCGGAAACTCTGTGGGTTTCATTCATTAAGTCCACtaacgtattttttattttggaaaTAATGCATCGTTTTAGAATACCTTCTCTTCTGTAATTTCtctcaagaaatttaaaaaatattactGTGGGATGTAAACAaagattagtgacattccccttgggtATCTTTCCCCTGGCAAGCGTCAATGGCAGCAAGCTTCATGACGCGATGAGCAGGGTGATGCTACCTCATTGAGGAATGGAGCTTTGGCGTAGCAAGTCGCCTACATCGCGAGGTCCTGTATCATGACAAATaagtctactgtagtttgctaagatggtggttccggtgagttacgcaatatcACTACACAATCACtacagaaatacctgaagaaattaccgGGGAAACTCTAATGGAAATTCCGGATGTGTTCCTGAATTATTTTTTTAACAcattcccaaagaaaattccgACGGAGTTTCTAACGGGAGATTCAAAAATTAGGTTCAACGTTGTACTGCCACACTTTTTAGAGGCCGGGATAACTGGGGTATAACTGGGGATAACTTCCGTCCTTCAAATGTTGGGCGTAAGAAATCCCTTTGCATACATACTTTAGAGGCACAACTCTGGCGAaagaagcatcgaaccaagccgcacttgtttatcctggccttGCTCACTTGCTAAAAGAGGCTGCTTTTCCagatcgagagcatttgtttacgaattttcaagattggtgctcttgtaAACGTGAGTGGcaaccatgtttgtattctctgaagtatcTCCTTAAGGAAAATTGCTAGAATCCCTAAgaaagttttcagaaaaaaaaacctgatgaaattttcgaagTTCTGTGGAATTGTGGCAGTGGAATTCCCAAACAAACAGCCAAAGAAACTCCGAGAAAAGAGAGTTCATATATCAATTGCAGAGAAATTCCTAAGTAGAATGCAGGAGAAACTTCTAAATACGTTTACGGATTACTTCTCAAagcaattgttggaagaatttctaaaagaaattgccagatgaatttcctaagaaattaccAGAAGGACtccttaaaaaaaataccagataACTTCTTTAATTTACCAACGGAAGCATTGCTTAATGAATGGcttgagacgggcttggtggtctagtggctaccgtttctgattcatatgcagaaggtccttggttcaatccctggcccgtccctttcctcctactttgtttcTTTCTTTAAACTTTCTTCCTCCCCTCTACAtatactcatgtatattcacatgttcatagccatcgctagaaaagGAACGGGTTGAAAAAACCGtttccttccttccaaactttcacagcacagtgtctcaatcctattagatgacgcctacaagttatgcaatcaagcgaactgtgccgcacatcttcagaataataaaaacacaattctatcaccttaccctggtattcacgtacca comes from the Aedes albopictus strain Foshan unplaced genomic scaffold, AalbF5 HiC_scaffold_650, whole genome shotgun sequence genome and includes:
- the LOC109424940 gene encoding uncharacterized protein LOC109424940 — translated: YEKLPKHPVILKPYHPPAPYKKKHISKEKALMLMFLTKAVLVTMFALGLPAVIGIYALLLAKMIMGLKTIASTNAFTLGVLGTKYVLKKQNKAQKLQQVASLLPFYVPLMLSSLLSAASLISGAAGLIGSLIANSTNSTTNSTTTTTTTTTTTTSRTTTTTQKGGVGEEGKLVEVYHLPMIEVDCEPNSRKKCRKVLLVSDHPPPPPAEGRLSSAARRATQTVKDFWKRVSKTFKIS